In a single window of the Gossypium hirsutum isolate 1008001.06 chromosome A13, Gossypium_hirsutum_v2.1, whole genome shotgun sequence genome:
- the LOC107930762 gene encoding uncharacterized protein: MSPATFFLHSRSVKAETVSLNLLDEVKLSVQRAAVKVLCQPLMSLGAQPYHSTIVEYWLNATEHIMIDLNCTPTQKLRGAVSLLQDKAYQWWLTVEHGGQPEQGDRSVAKYEVEFLRLGKYARTLVASDYDKCVRFEEGLRSELRVLIAPQKEREAPSGQMLEEIKSVPLLLFNEASNRLVEYRVSLDCATKRVTLRPTENKEVVMVVERRDYFTNLLLGDIRTVREFPNVFLEELPGVPLDRNVEFGIDLLPSTASVSIAPYRMAPKELTELKAQLQEHLDRGFIQPNVSSWGAPEVAFLGHVVTAEGMRVDPNKIKAIVEWKQPKNMFELRSFFESGREFVVYSDALHVGLGCVLMQVGKVVAYVLQKMKTDEGNYPTHDLELAEAIFALKIWRHYLYCERFDAFCHKVMVDLRAMLARLSLVEDGGLLAELQVKPIWIEQI; the protein is encoded by the exons ATGAGCCCAGCAACATTCTTTCTTCATAGTCGATCAGTTAAAGCCGAAACAGTCTCTTTGAATCTTTTGGATGAGGTCAAGTTATCGGTCCAAAGGGCAGCCGTAAAGGTTCTTTGTCAGCCCTTGATGAGTCTCGGGGCTCAGCCGTATCACTCTACTATTGTTGAGTATTGGCTCAATGCTACCGAACATATTATGATTGATCTTAATTGCACTCCTACTCAAAAATTGAGGGGCGCAGTGTCTCTACTCCAAGAcaaagcttatcagtggtggctaacTGTTGAACACGGTGGTCAACCTGAGCAA GGTGACCGATCTGTGGCTAAGTATGAAGTCGAGTTTCTACGATTGGGAAAATATGCACGGACTTTGGTAGCTTCTGACTATGACAAGTGTGTCAGGTTCGAAGAAGGCTTAAGATCTGAACTACGGGTTTTGATAGCTCCTCAGAAGGAGCGG GAAGCACCATCGGGGCAAATGCTGGAGGAAATTAAGAGCGTGCCTCTGTTGTTGTTCAATGAAGCATCGA ATCGGCTCGTTGAATATCGGGTCAGTTTAGACTGTGCAACCAAAAGAGTTACTCTGAGACCGACTGAGAATAAAGAGGTGGTAATGGTTGTAGAGCGTCGAGATTACTTCACTAAT TTATTACTGGGAGATATCCGTACCGTAAGAGAATTCCCAAATGTCTTTCTCGAGGAATTGCCTGGAGTACCTCTGGATAGAAATGTGGAGTTTGGAATTGATCTATTACCAAGTACTGCTTCAGTGTCCATTGCTccctatcgtatggcaccaaaagAACTGACTGAATTAAAAGCACAGCTTCAGGAACACCTTGATAGAGGATTTATTCAACCGAATGTGTCTTCGTGGGGGGCACCG GAGGTTgcctttttgggtcatgtggttaCGGCAGAAGGGATGCGAGTTGATCCCAATAAAATTaaagctattgttgagtggaaacaacCAAAAAACATGTTCGAACTTCGTAGCTTCTTTG AATCGGGACGGGAGtttgtggtttacagtgatgctttaCATGTTGGGTTaggatgtgtgcttatgcaagttggtaaggtggtcgcttacgTATTACAGAAGATGAAGACAGATGAGGGTAATTACCCCACCCATGATCTTGAGCTAGCTGAGGCcatatttgctttgaaaatctggaggcactatctgtattgTGAAAGGT TTGATGCCTTTTGCCATAAAGTAATGGtggatctgagagcaatgttagCTCGTTTAAGTTTGGTTGAGGATGGAGGGTTGTTAGCTGAACTCCAGGTGAAACCGATTTGGATAGAGCAAATTTGA